In the genome of Dermatobacter hominis, the window GTGCGCCCACCGCCGCGGCGGTGTCGGAGCCCCTCGACCTCATGGGCGGCGCCTGCACCGCGGAGGGCCTCGCGTGGGCGGCGATGGCCGATCGGTTCGCGCTCCCGACCGGCGCGCGGGTCGACGACGCCGACCAGGGCCTCTACCTCGCCCGTCCGGGGTCCACGACCTGGGACCGCCGGCCGTTCGAGCCGCCACCGGGCGTCGGGCCGTCGCGCGACGTCCAGCGGCCGCTCCCCACCATGGCCGACCCCGACGCCGTGGTGCTGCCCGCCGTCGGGACGGCGACCAGGCGGGTCCTCGCGATCGACTCCGGCGCCTGGAGCGACTGGGTCGCGCCCGACGTGGCACCGGAGTCGCTGTCCGGCGCGTCGCTGGGCGGCCGGGCCGTGGCCCGGGATCCGCGCCGGGGCGGCCTGGTCGCCGTCGCCCACTGATCGGGCGCCGTCGCGTCGGCGCCACGCCCGCGAACCCGGTTCGGGGCGGCTGGGGCCCGCCGGTAGCCTGCGACCCATGTCCGACATCGCCATCAAGCTGCCCGACGGTTCCGAGCGCACCCTCCCCGAGGGCGCGACCGGCACCGACCTGGCGGCGTCGATCGGCAAGCGGCTGGCCAAGGACGCCCTGGTCGTCGAGGTGAACGGGGAGCCCGTCGACCTGAGCCACCGGCTCTACGACGGCGACGCCGTCCGCATCGTCACCGTCAAGGACGCCGAGGCGCTGGAGCACATCCGCCACTCGACCGCCCACGTGCTCGCGCAGGCCGTGCTGGAGCTCTGGCCCGGCGCCACCTTCGCCGGGGGCCCGGCCATCGAGGACGGCTTCTACTACGACTTCGAGCTGCCCGGCGGCGAAACGTTCTCCGACGAGGACCTGGCGCGCATCGAGGAGAAGATGCGCTCGATCATCGCCGCGAACCAGACGTTCGAGCGCTTCGAGCTACCGGTCGACGAGGCTCGCGAGCTCATGGCGGACCACCCGTACAAGCGGACGTTCATGGACCTGGCCGCCGCCGCGGCCGCGGGCGGGGACGACGTGGACGACGCCGTGGTCGACGAGCTCGCCGCCGACGTGGTGGACGGGTCGACGATCAGCTTCTACCGGAACACGCCCGGCTTCGTGGACATGTGCCGCGGTCCGCACGTCCCGTCGACCGGCAAGCTCGGCCACTTCAAGCTGATGCGGGTCGCCGGCGCCTACTTCCGCGGCAGCGAGCAGAACCCGATGCTCCAGCGGATCTACGGCACGGCGTGGGCGACCGACGCGCAGCTCAAGGAGCACCTGCACCGGCTCGAGGAGGCGCAGAAGCGCGACCACCGGCGGCTGGGCGCCGAGCTGGACCTGTTCAGCTTCCCCGACGAGGTCGGCTCCGGCCTGGCGGTGTTCCACCCGAGGGGCGGCCTGATCCGCCGGCTCATGGAGGACTACTCCCGGGAGCGCCACGAGCAGGCCGGCTACGAGTTCGTGTACTCGCCCCACATCACGAAGGGCGAGCTGTTCCAGACGTCGGGTCACCTCGAGTGGTACGCGG includes:
- the thrS gene encoding threonine--tRNA ligase gives rise to the protein MSDIAIKLPDGSERTLPEGATGTDLAASIGKRLAKDALVVEVNGEPVDLSHRLYDGDAVRIVTVKDAEALEHIRHSTAHVLAQAVLELWPGATFAGGPAIEDGFYYDFELPGGETFSDEDLARIEEKMRSIIAANQTFERFELPVDEARELMADHPYKRTFMDLAAAAAAGGDDVDDAVVDELAADVVDGSTISFYRNTPGFVDMCRGPHVPSTGKLGHFKLMRVAGAYFRGSEQNPMLQRIYGTAWATDAQLKEHLHRLEEAQKRDHRRLGAELDLFSFPDEVGSGLAVFHPRGGLIRRLMEDYSRERHEQAGYEFVYSPHITKGELFQTSGHLEWYADGMYPPMELDPGAGGSGTEYYLKPMNCPFHILIYRSRTRSYRDLPLRMFEFGTVYRYEKSGVVHGLTRARGFAQDDAHIFTTKEEMGNEISSLLDFVLDLLRDYGLDDFYLELSTKPETKAIGSDEEWDEATEALRVAAEGKDLELVLDPGGGAFYAPKISVQARDAIGRSWQMSTIQVDLMLPQRFDLSYIGADGEKHRPVMIHRALFGSVERFFAVLLEHYAGAFPAWLAPVQAKVLPVADAHADYAHEVAAELRGHGFRTEVIAADETLGNRIRRAKGEKVPYVLVVGDDDVAHRTVGVNPRATDGQRGEVERDVTLGSFVQRLGADVASKK